From the genome of Ignavibacteriales bacterium, one region includes:
- a CDS encoding glycosyltransferase family 2 protein — protein MKNLITIFLQQGNPKENEKTIKRFSESPLVKEIILISGDEKFSSFESAKVIFCKNFNSSDSVNLIAKYSSTDYILVIQGEKAVKPGQFCLDRFYQVAENTGAALVYSDFLEEENGKPITHPVIDYQEGSLRDDFDFGNLLFVRTEYLKNISLKDNGSLNFAGFYNLRLKLSQYAPLIRIPENLYTIESAEEIGTEDKHFSYVDPKNREVQIEMEKVVTQHLMDIGAYVHPPFKEIDLSSTKDFELEASVIIPVRNRVKTIGDAIESVLKQQANFKFNLIVIDNHSTDGTTETISSFAKKDERIIHYIPERKDLGIGGCWNAGVHHQKCGRFAIQLDSDDIYKDENTIQTVVDLFHTEKCAMVIGSYQITDFDLKELPPGLIEHKEWTNDNGPNNALRINGLGAPRAFYTPLLREIKIPNVSYGEDYSVGLAISRQYKIGRIYHSVYMCRRWEGNSDAQLDIIRMNANNVYKDRVRTFELLARKKLNSELE, from the coding sequence ATGAAAAACTTAATAACAATTTTTCTGCAGCAGGGCAATCCAAAAGAAAACGAAAAAACTATAAAACGATTTAGTGAATCACCATTGGTAAAAGAAATTATTTTGATTTCGGGTGATGAAAAATTTTCATCTTTTGAAAGCGCTAAAGTTATTTTTTGCAAAAACTTTAACAGCAGTGATTCAGTTAATTTGATTGCAAAGTATTCATCAACAGATTATATATTAGTCATTCAAGGCGAGAAGGCTGTTAAACCAGGACAGTTTTGTTTGGATAGATTTTATCAGGTTGCGGAGAACACTGGAGCAGCTTTGGTTTATTCGGATTTTTTAGAAGAAGAAAATGGAAAGCCTATCACACATCCTGTCATTGATTATCAAGAAGGAAGTTTGCGTGATGATTTTGATTTTGGCAATTTGTTATTTGTTAGAACTGAATATCTAAAAAACATTTCGCTTAAAGATAACGGTAGTCTAAATTTTGCAGGTTTTTATAATCTAAGATTAAAACTTTCCCAGTATGCCCCTTTAATAAGAATTCCAGAAAATCTATACACAATTGAAAGTGCTGAGGAAATTGGCACAGAGGATAAACATTTTAGTTATGTTGATCCCAAAAACAGGGAAGTACAGATTGAAATGGAGAAGGTAGTTACACAGCATTTAATGGATATTGGTGCGTATGTTCATCCACCATTTAAAGAAATTGATTTATCAAGCACAAAAGATTTTGAACTTGAAGCATCGGTGATAATACCTGTTAGAAATCGTGTTAAGACTATTGGCGATGCAATTGAATCAGTACTTAAACAACAAGCAAATTTTAAGTTCAACTTGATTGTAATAGACAATCATTCAACAGATGGCACCACTGAAACCATTTCATCATTCGCAAAAAAAGATGAAAGAATTATCCATTATATTCCGGAAAGAAAAGATCTTGGAATTGGTGGTTGCTGGAATGCCGGTGTTCATCATCAAAAATGTGGAAGGTTTGCGATTCAATTAGACAGCGATGATATTTATAAAGATGAAAATACAATACAGACAGTGGTTGATTTATTCCATACTGAAAAGTGTGCAATGGTAATTGGATCATATCAGATAACTGATTTTGATCTTAAAGAATTACCGCCGGGTTTGATTGAGCATAAAGAATGGACCAATGATAATGGACCAAATAACGCGCTAAGAATAAATGGACTTGGAGCACCTCGCGCTTTTTATACTCCTTTGTTACGTGAGATAAAAATACCCAATGTGAGTTATGGAGAAGATTATTCTGTCGGATTAGCAATTAGCAGACAATATAAAATAGGAAGAATATATCATTCAGTTTATATGTGCAGAAGATGGGAAGGAAACTCTGATGCGCAGTTAGATATTATAAGAATGAATGCAAACAATGTTTATAAAGATAGAGTTCGTACTTTTGAGCTTTTAGCACGTAAAAAGTTAAATTCTGAACTTGAATGA